Proteins from a single region of Dictyostelium discoideum AX4 chromosome 5 chromosome, whole genome shotgun sequence:
- a CDS encoding hypothetical protein (Similar to hypothetical protein FLJ22405): MNSFEVNPSLACGDSLASELAEMFAHFRRYKQPFPGKRDEVKGELCATYPPDLIFIEHELETGCKVCKEKNKHVHPELSRNLEKLLDQSRFARVRTRFPFPVIFYHHKNLCRSSTLSQKIEYMFQSGVNSMKKQFSSVPSPTTSSLSQSIMFSNNNNNQNNNNNQNNNNNQINNNNNNQNNNNNNNQNNPITNSMIEDSIDIDRLNKNDSTMTSSVINQHYQHHDSHVEGQHDQQQAQQQSTQIRQQQAQQQLDMEHLRNNDILVIKHLNIRYICDLMVENKKKKFGFFVCSSEKVDMHRRYQDFVISSTPYPGVEFFADFNRNQHCGKDLFYSWDGIEDPAELNLHPDHQLPMIPWESYKTWDLINLTQNYFKLLLKYVSDDNNPSGLLVHCISGWDRTPLFISLLRISLWADGEVHQSLKDWEMLFLTVAYDWFLFSHQLCDRAGKGEDIFYFCFYFLDFISSMDFSIHTFNKLNQQQQQDKQQDKQQEKQQTTNNSGMGLLKQQLQQAQSQQSVNNKGNTPTGNRKNSNSQQPLEIVNNYVDRKNIVDNNNNNNNNVKNINKSNKSNSNNNSNIGGHKNSSPSSWNTKGIDISQSAPVTPQNNSPKLFIGMNKVGNNNNNNNFNNNNNTNNNSTNNSTNNNNTSAPPTPISHSPMNSNNNIAGSFGSSSIMIKQSHHGHHGHHGHHQLHTSPATSGTSIPMDVPNGPKRRRGSDDDIQVEPEIGGSWQLMGSFTEKRIIGSLNSGGGSTPKNYHPSSSFTGSEQSEETEEDKSHKLVSDDEDNDSDCLAQSWDNAFSFENKYFDTLKNQINTKNQPNNKVNQINNLNKVGQNQNQNQNQNQNQNQNQNNNNNEKSKSTSNINEQHSHHSQSLSFKEIEERRKQRLTQIRTLFIHFYQNHCSTHPESYWKTIMNYFPKFG, encoded by the exons ATGAACTCTTTTGAAGTTAACCCCTCGCTTGCATGTGGTGATTCATTGGCATCTGAATTAGCCGAAATGTTTGCTCATTTTAGAAGATATAAACAACCATTCCCTGGTAAAAGAGATGAAGTaa aagGTGAATTATGCGCAACATACCCAccagatttaatttttattgaaCACGAGTTAGAGACAGGATGTAAAGTATGtaaagaaaagaataaaCACGTTCATCCAGAACTCTCTCgtaatttagaaaaattatTGGATCAATCTAGATTTGCACGTGTAAGAACAAGATTCCCATTTCCAGTTATATTTTATCATCATAAAAATCTTTGTAGATCCTCAACACTCTCTCAAAAGATTGAATATATGTTTCAATCTGGTGTTAATTCaatgaaaaaacaattttctTCTGTTCCATCTCCAACAACTTCTTCTTTATCACAATCTATAATgtttagtaataataataataatcaaaataataataataatcaaaataataataataatcaaattaataataataataataatcaaaataataataataataataatcaaaataatccaaTTACTAATAGTATGATTGAagattcaattgatattgatagattaaataaaaatgatagtaCAATGACTTCTTCAGTTATTAATCAACATTATCAACATCATGATTCACATGTTGAAGGCCAACATGATCAACAACAAGCACAACAACAGTCAACTCAAATACGACAACAACAggcacaacaacaattagatATGGAACATCTTAGAAATAATGATATTCTAGTtattaaacatttaaatattagATACATTTGTGATTTAAtggttgaaaataaaaagaaaaa gtttggTTTCTTTGTTTGTTCATCAGAAAAAGTTGATATGCATCGAAGATATCAAGATTTTGTAATTTCTTCTACTCCTTATCCTGGTGTAGAATTTTTTGCAGATTTTAATAGAAATCAACATTGTggaaaagatttattttattcttggGATGGTATTGAAGATCCAgcagaattaaatttacatcCAGATCATCAATTACCAATGATACCATGGGAATCTTATAAAACTTGGGATTTAA taaatttaacacaaaattatttcaagttattattaaaatatgtaTCTGATGATAATAACCCATCTGGTTTATTAGTTCATTGTATATCTGGATGGGATAGAACACCATTGTTTATTTCATTACTTAGAATCAGTCTTTGGGCTGATGGTGAGGTTCATCAATCTTTAAAGGATTGGGAAATGCTCTTTTTAACGGTTGCCTACGATTGGTTCTTATTCTCTCATCAACTTTGTGATAGAGCTGGTAAAGGTGAagatatattttatttctgTTTTTATTTCTTGGATTTCATCTCTTCAATGGATTTTTCAATTCatacttttaataaattaaatcaacaacaacaacaagataaACAACAAGATAAACAacaagaaaaacaacaaactacaaataatagtggtaTGGGATTACTAAAACAACAGTTACAACAAgcacaatcacaacaatctgtaaataataaaggtaATACTCCAACTGGTAATcgtaaaaattcaaattctcaACAACCATTAGagattgtaaataattatgtagatagaaaaaatattgtagacaataataataataataataataatgtaaaaaatataaacaaatcaaacaaatcaaatagtaataataatagtaatattggTGGACACAAAAACTCTTCACCAAGTAGTTGGAATACAAAAGGTATTGATATTTCTCAATCTGCACCAGTAACTCCTCAAAATAATTctccaaaattatttattggtaTGAATAaagttggtaataataataataataataattttaataataataataacactaacaataatagtaccAATAATagtaccaataataataatacatcaGCTCCGCCAACACCAATTTCTCACTCACCAAtgaatagtaataataatatagctGGTAGTTTTGGATCATCATCTATTATGATTAAACAATCACATCATGGACATCATGGTCATCATGGTCATCACCAATTACATACATCACCAGCAACTTCAGGTACGAGTATACCAATGGATGTACCAAATGGACCAAAGAGAAGAAGAGGATCAGATGATGATATTCAAGTTGAACCAGAAATTGGTGGTAGTTGGCAATTGATGGGTTCATTCActgaaaaaagaattattggTTCATTgaatagtggtggtggttcaaCTCCAAAGAATTATCATCCATCTAGTAGTTTCACTGGTAGTGAACAAAGTGAAGAGACTGAAGAGGATAAATCTCATAAATTGGTttcagatgatgaagataatgataGTGATTGCTTAGCTCAAAGTTGGGATAATGCTTTctcttttgaaaataaatattttgatactttaaaaaatcaaattaataccaaaaatcaaccaaataataaagtaaatcaaattaataatcttaATAAAGTTggtcaaaatcaaaatcaaaatcaaaatcaaaatcaaaatcaaaatcaaaatcaaaataataataataatgaaaaatcaaaatcaacatcaaatataaatgaaCAACATAGTCATCATAGTCAATCATTAAGTTTCAAAGAGATTGAAGAAAGAAGAAAACAAAGACTTACTCAAATTAGAACACTATTTAtacatttttatcaaaatcattgTTCAACCCATCCAGAAAGTTACTGGAAAacaataatgaattatttccCAAAATTTGgttaa